Genomic DNA from Thiosocius teredinicola:
GATCCAGGATGGACGGAAGATCGGCTTCGGTGGCGGCTCTGAAGGAGATGTCGATCATCACCGTGTCAACCTGATGAATTTAGAACCCGATCGCATGATCTACGGTGCAATGCCGAAAAGCCATAGGCGAAACCACTCGAGCAACATAATGTTGTCATTGTCAGCCATGACAATTCAGCGACAATCAATCGCCGAGACAAACCACGATGCCGATGCGCGACCCCGTTGCCGAGATTCTTCACCTGTTCGAGCGCCACGGACAGGGCCACTATGGCGAAGCCGTGACCCAGACGCAGCACGCGGTGCAAGCCGGCGCGCTGGCGATTGCCGAAGGGCATCCCGATGATGTCGTGATCGGCGCTTTCCTGCACGACATCGGGCATCTGATGGTCAACGAGGTGCCGGAGGCGCAACGTGATGCAGCCATCTACCGTCATCAGCAGATCGGTGCAGACCTGTTACGTGAGCTGGGGTTCTCAGAACTCGTGATCGATCTGGTGGCGACCCACGTCGACAGCAAGCGCTATCTGACTGCGGTCGATCCAGACTATCTGGCGACTTTGTCTCCCGCCAGCGTCGAGAGCCTGGCGTTCCAGGGCGGGCCGATGAGTGCAGATGAAGTGAGCGAGTTTCAAGCCCGTCCGGATATGTACCTGCACGTTCGATTGCGCCATTGGGACGACCTGGCCAAAGATCCGCACAACGACAAAGTCGACATCGCACCTTTCGTGTCGCGCATGCGGGACCATTTTCGAGGTCAAGCCGGCGCGGCAGATTGATCGCAACCTGACGGTAGCGATTGGGCGTCAGATCTCTATCACCAGACCATCGTAAGCAACCGTTACCTCGTCGGGTAGCCGATGGTCGTGCTCCATCAGCCAGCTATCCAGTTCGTGCCCGATATGTGTGAGCAGATTGCGTGGTGACTTCAGCGACTCGATGGTGGCCAATGCGCGTGTCAGATCGTTGTGATTGCGCGGGGCGGCGTCGCGCGGCGGAAAGCTGCAGTCGATGATCACTGCAGCGAGCGTTTGATCTTGTAATCGTTCTGCCGTAGCGTCAGGTAGACCGA
This window encodes:
- a CDS encoding HD domain-containing protein, yielding MPMRDPVAEILHLFERHGQGHYGEAVTQTQHAVQAGALAIAEGHPDDVVIGAFLHDIGHLMVNEVPEAQRDAAIYRHQQIGADLLRELGFSELVIDLVATHVDSKRYLTAVDPDYLATLSPASVESLAFQGGPMSADEVSEFQARPDMYLHVRLRHWDDLAKDPHNDKVDIAPFVSRMRDHFRGQAGAAD